The following coding sequences lie in one Streptomyces sp. NBC_00510 genomic window:
- a CDS encoding heavy metal translocating P-type ATPase, with protein MTLPDQQQATPRIAAQAAPAGVTELELAIGGMTCASCAARIEKKLNRMDGVTATVNYATEKAKVAFGDGIGVGDVIAIVEATGYTAAVPAPPVTDASREEPESAPGELTALRQRLLTAVVLAVPVIAMTMVPALQFRNWQWLSLTLAAPVVAYAAWPFHRAAWTNLRHGATTMDTLISMGTLASFGWSVWALFFGDAGVPGLTHPFELTVAQGHGSANLYLEVASGVTAFILAGRYFEARSKRRAGAALRALMELGAKDVGVLRGGREVRVPTAELAVGDLFVVRPGEKVATDGVVREGTSAVDASMLTGESVPVEVGPGRAVTGATVNAGGRLVVEATRVGADTQLARMARLVEDAQNGKAAAQRLADRISAVFVPVVIGLALATLGFWLGNGSGPTAAFTAAVAVLIIACPCALGLATPTALMVGTGRGAQLGILIKGPEVLETTRRVDTIVLDKTGTVTTGAMTLAGVHLAEGEREDAVLRLAGALEHAAEHPIARAVARAAEERTGPLPGVTDFRALPGLGVQGTVDGHEVTVGRQELPEPLPAGLARAKAEAEARGSTVVTAAWDGRARAVLVVADAVKPTSADAVRMLRGLGLTPVLLTGDHEAVARAVAAEVGIDAADVIADVMPEDKVAVVARLQREGRSVAMVGDGINDAAALARADLGLAMGTGTDAAIEASDLTLVRGDLRVAADAIRLSRRTLGTIRGNLFWAFGYNVAALPLAAAGLLNPMIAGAAMAFSSVFVVGNSLRLRGFQPLAR; from the coding sequence ATGACCCTCCCGGATCAGCAGCAGGCCACCCCGCGGATCGCCGCGCAGGCCGCCCCTGCGGGCGTCACCGAGCTCGAACTCGCGATCGGCGGGATGACCTGCGCCTCGTGCGCGGCCCGGATCGAGAAGAAGCTCAACCGGATGGACGGCGTCACGGCCACCGTCAACTACGCCACCGAGAAGGCCAAGGTGGCGTTCGGGGACGGGATCGGCGTCGGCGACGTGATCGCCATCGTCGAGGCCACCGGTTACACCGCCGCGGTCCCCGCCCCGCCGGTCACCGACGCGTCGCGGGAGGAGCCGGAGTCCGCGCCCGGCGAGCTCACGGCGCTGCGGCAGCGGCTGCTGACCGCCGTCGTGCTCGCCGTGCCCGTCATCGCGATGACCATGGTCCCGGCCCTGCAGTTCCGCAACTGGCAGTGGCTGTCGCTCACCCTGGCCGCGCCGGTCGTGGCGTACGCGGCATGGCCCTTCCACCGTGCGGCGTGGACCAACCTGCGGCACGGCGCCACCACCATGGACACGCTGATCTCCATGGGCACGCTGGCCTCCTTCGGCTGGTCGGTGTGGGCGCTCTTCTTCGGCGACGCGGGCGTGCCGGGCCTGACGCACCCCTTCGAGCTGACCGTCGCCCAGGGGCACGGCTCCGCCAACCTGTACCTGGAGGTCGCCTCCGGCGTCACCGCCTTCATCCTGGCCGGGCGCTACTTCGAGGCCCGTTCCAAGCGCCGGGCGGGCGCCGCGCTGCGCGCCCTGATGGAACTGGGCGCCAAGGACGTCGGCGTGCTGCGCGGCGGGCGCGAGGTACGCGTCCCCACGGCCGAACTGGCCGTCGGCGACCTGTTCGTGGTGCGGCCGGGCGAGAAGGTGGCCACCGACGGCGTCGTACGGGAGGGCACCTCGGCGGTCGACGCCTCGATGCTCACCGGCGAGTCCGTACCGGTCGAGGTGGGGCCGGGCCGGGCCGTCACCGGAGCCACGGTGAACGCGGGCGGCCGGCTGGTCGTGGAGGCCACCCGGGTCGGCGCCGACACCCAACTGGCCCGTATGGCCCGCCTGGTGGAGGACGCCCAGAACGGCAAGGCGGCGGCGCAGCGCCTCGCCGACCGGATCTCCGCGGTGTTCGTCCCCGTCGTCATCGGGCTCGCGCTCGCGACCCTCGGCTTCTGGCTCGGCAACGGCTCGGGCCCGACCGCCGCCTTCACCGCGGCCGTCGCCGTGCTGATCATCGCCTGCCCGTGCGCGCTCGGACTGGCCACGCCCACGGCGCTGATGGTCGGCACCGGACGGGGCGCGCAGCTCGGCATCCTCATCAAGGGGCCCGAGGTCCTGGAGACCACCCGGCGGGTCGACACCATCGTGCTGGACAAGACCGGCACGGTCACCACCGGCGCCATGACGCTGGCCGGCGTCCACCTGGCCGAGGGCGAGCGGGAAGACGCGGTGCTGCGCCTGGCCGGCGCCCTGGAGCACGCCGCCGAGCACCCCATCGCCCGCGCGGTCGCCCGGGCGGCGGAAGAGCGCACCGGCCCGCTGCCCGGCGTCACGGACTTCCGCGCGCTCCCCGGACTCGGCGTCCAGGGCACCGTCGACGGCCACGAGGTCACGGTGGGCCGCCAGGAACTGCCCGAGCCGCTCCCGGCGGGGCTCGCCCGCGCGAAGGCGGAGGCCGAGGCCCGCGGCAGCACGGTGGTCACGGCCGCCTGGGACGGCCGGGCCCGCGCCGTGCTCGTCGTCGCCGACGCCGTGAAGCCGACCAGCGCCGACGCCGTCCGCATGCTGCGCGGACTGGGCCTCACCCCGGTGCTGCTCACCGGCGACCACGAGGCGGTGGCCCGGGCCGTCGCCGCCGAGGTCGGCATCGACGCCGCCGATGTGATCGCGGACGTCATGCCGGAGGACAAGGTCGCCGTCGTGGCCCGGCTCCAGCGGGAGGGCAGGTCCGTCGCCATGGTCGGCGACGGGATCAACGACGCCGCCGCGCTGGCCCGCGCCGACCTCGGACTCGCCATGGGCACGGGCACGGACGCCGCCATCGAGGCGAGCGACCTGACCCTGGTCCGGGGCGACCTGCGGGTGGCCGCGGACGCCATCCGGCTGTCCCGGCGCACCCTGGGCACGATCAGGGGCAACCTCTTCTGGGCCTTCGGCTACAACGTGGCGGCCCTGCCGCTCGCCGCCGCCGGGCTGCTCAACCCGATGATCGCGGGCGCCGCGATGGCCTTCTCCTCGGTCTTCGTGGTCGGCAACTCGCTGCGCCTGCGCGGGTTCCAGCCGCTCGCGCGCTGA
- a CDS encoding SsgA family sporulation/cell division regulator — protein sequence MLTDIDHIVRARLRTPRSGPRGREITATLRYRRDDPLAARITFPAEVSLDGAEVTWVFARGLLTTGLYEPAGEGDVHIRPNGPEHTAIEFRTDEGTALVEVRTSGLRSFLARVYEAVPPGQELRHLDMDAVIAALLDADGE from the coding sequence ATGCTGACCGACATCGACCACATCGTCAGGGCCCGTCTGCGCACCCCGCGCTCGGGGCCCCGGGGCCGGGAGATCACCGCGACCCTGCGCTACCGCCGCGACGACCCGCTCGCCGCCCGGATCACCTTCCCCGCGGAGGTCTCCCTCGACGGCGCCGAGGTGACCTGGGTCTTCGCCCGCGGGCTGCTCACGACGGGCCTGTACGAGCCCGCCGGGGAGGGCGACGTGCACATCCGGCCGAACGGGCCGGAGCACACCGCGATCGAGTTCCGCACCGACGAGGGCACCGCCCTCGTGGAGGTGCGCACCTCCGGTCTGCGGAGCTTCCTGGCCCGGGTGTACGAGGCCGTGCCGCCCGGGCAGGAACTGCGCCACCTGGACATGGACGCCGTCATCGCCGCCTTGCTGGACGCCGACGGCGAGTGA